The window CGAATGCCGGAAGAAATCAATCGGGTGGTGACGGATCATGTGGCGAACGTGTTGTTCGCACCGACATCCACCGCTGTGGATAATCTCATCAAGGAAGGATTATCGAGTGGGCAAATCCATCTGGTAGGGGACGTCATGTACGATGCCGCCTTGTATTATGGCGCTTCCGCCGACCGGAGCAGCGGAATTCTGTCATCCCTGGGCCTGAATCCTCGAGGTTATGTGCTGGCCACGGTTCATCGAGCCGAGAACACGGATGACGGCTCGAGGCTGAGAATCATTTTCGAGGCTCTGTGTGAAATAGCGGCAAAGACGTGCGTGGTTTGGCCGCTGCATCCTCGCACCAAGGCCGCTCTCGTTCGGGAAGGACTTCTGGACCCGGAGGCTTCACCGATTCGATTTCTGGAGCCCGTCGGATATCTGGATATGGTCTCCCTGGAAAAAAACGCGCGGCTCATCGCCACCGACTCGGGAGGAGTCCAGAAGGAGGCGTTTTTCCATCGCGTTCCGTGCGTGACTCTGCGCGACGAAACGGAATGGGTGGAATTGATCCGGATGGGGTGGAACCGGCTGGCGCCACCGGTGTCTTCGACGTCCGTCTATGAAAAGCTCTCGTCGGAATGGTCTCCGCCCCCGATTTCAACGAATCCTTACGGCGACGGCCATG is drawn from Deltaproteobacteria bacterium and contains these coding sequences:
- the wecB gene encoding UDP-N-acetylglucosamine 2-epimerase (non-hydrolyzing), giving the protein MEKQIVTIVGARPQFVKAAVVGKAFQGAPEVRPITIHTGQHYDENMSSVFFEELGIPDPDFHLGIGSGPQGAQTGRMLEAIERTLERLHSSMVIVYGDTNSTLAGALAAAKLRIPVAHVEAGLRSFNRRMPEEINRVVTDHVANVLFAPTSTAVDNLIKEGLSSGQIHLVGDVMYDAALYYGASADRSSGILSSLGLNPRGYVLATVHRAENTDDGSRLRIIFEALCEIAAKTCVVWPLHPRTKAALVREGLLDPEASPIRFLEPVGYLDMVSLEKNARLIATDSGGVQKEAFFHRVPCVTLRDETEWVELIRMGWNRLAPPVSSTSVYEKLSSEWSPPPISTNPYGDGHAAQAIVDVLLRNLG